A single region of the Variovorax paradoxus genome encodes:
- a CDS encoding SulP family inorganic anion transporter produces MNPAASSSSSVRQRLARWIPCLAWPRPSAALLRNEAMAGITVALMVIPQGVAYAALAGMPLVTGVYAALFPALVAVIFSSSQRLSVGPTALTSLLVGASLAPLAVPGSTDWVAMAVWLTLMSGAIQMVLGAGRFGWLLRLVNSPVLIGFTQGAAVLIAISQLPALLGFTGRTIAQVLRGGPLPDMVAIAFGLGSIAVLWLGKRLAPRFPTTMALVAGAAAISWTINYALRGGAVVGSLPSGLPSFYWPGLLPLNTFSALVLPALMITLVSFLETASSAKVDNARAGTLWNENQDLIGQGLAKLASGFSGSFPTSSSFSRSAITLYAGAQTGWATLFSVIVVAGALLWLMPLLYHVPQAVLAAVVVTAILGLVKPASFVALWRVSRIEAGVAFGTFVLTIATAPSIYWGVLGGLLASLAHYMYRHLHPRIIEVGLHPDGSLRDRNLWKLPPLAPHLYALRMDAELDFASASTLERALTVALAERPDLTDVCLFAQPINRIDITGAEVFGSIRRMMEAKGVRLHLSGLKLPAMQVLERAGLLAPGPMLFSYRTDAEALAALTQPAEAASSAAVRSEAAA; encoded by the coding sequence ATGAATCCGGCAGCCTCCTCCTCTTCTTCCGTGCGCCAACGCCTCGCGCGCTGGATTCCCTGCCTTGCCTGGCCGCGCCCCTCGGCTGCGCTGCTGCGCAACGAAGCGATGGCCGGTATCACGGTGGCGCTGATGGTCATTCCACAGGGCGTGGCCTACGCCGCGCTGGCCGGCATGCCGCTGGTCACCGGCGTGTACGCGGCGCTGTTTCCAGCGCTGGTCGCGGTGATCTTCAGTTCGTCGCAGCGGCTGTCGGTCGGGCCTACCGCGCTTACAAGCCTGCTGGTGGGCGCCTCGCTCGCGCCGCTGGCGGTGCCCGGCAGCACCGATTGGGTGGCCATGGCGGTGTGGCTCACGCTGATGTCGGGGGCCATCCAGATGGTGTTGGGCGCGGGCCGTTTCGGCTGGCTGCTGCGGCTGGTGAATTCGCCGGTGCTGATCGGCTTCACCCAAGGCGCGGCGGTGCTGATTGCCATCTCGCAGTTGCCGGCGCTGCTCGGGTTCACGGGCCGCACCATTGCCCAGGTATTGCGGGGCGGACCACTGCCCGACATGGTGGCCATTGCCTTCGGGCTCGGCAGCATCGCCGTGCTGTGGCTCGGCAAGCGCCTGGCGCCGCGCTTCCCGACCACCATGGCGCTGGTGGCAGGTGCCGCGGCCATCAGCTGGACCATCAACTACGCGCTGCGCGGCGGTGCGGTGGTGGGCAGCTTGCCCTCGGGCCTGCCCTCCTTCTACTGGCCAGGGCTGCTGCCCTTGAACACGTTCAGCGCGCTGGTCTTGCCCGCGCTGATGATCACGCTGGTGAGCTTTCTGGAGACCGCATCGAGCGCCAAGGTCGACAACGCGCGCGCGGGCACCCTCTGGAACGAAAACCAGGACCTGATCGGCCAGGGCCTCGCCAAGCTGGCTTCGGGCTTCTCGGGTTCCTTTCCCACCAGCTCGTCGTTCTCGCGCTCGGCCATCACGCTGTACGCGGGCGCGCAGACCGGCTGGGCCACGCTGTTCAGCGTGATCGTGGTGGCCGGCGCGCTGCTTTGGCTGATGCCGCTGCTCTATCACGTGCCGCAGGCGGTGCTGGCGGCGGTGGTGGTCACGGCCATTCTGGGGCTGGTCAAGCCGGCGAGTTTTGTTGCGCTGTGGCGCGTGTCGCGCATCGAGGCGGGCGTTGCGTTCGGTACCTTCGTGCTGACGATTGCCACGGCGCCCAGCATCTACTGGGGCGTGCTGGGCGGGCTGCTCGCGAGCCTGGCGCACTACATGTACCGCCACCTGCATCCGCGCATCATCGAGGTGGGCCTGCACCCCGACGGCAGCCTGCGCGACCGCAACCTCTGGAAGCTGCCGCCCCTGGCGCCGCATCTCTACGCGCTGCGCATGGATGCCGAGCTCGACTTCGCATCGGCATCCACGCTCGAGCGCGCGCTCACGGTCGCGCTGGCCGAGCGGCCGGACCTGACGGACGTGTGCCTCTTCGCCCAGCCCATCAATCGCATCGACATCACGGGGGCCGAAGTGTTCGGCTCCATCCGGCGAATGATGGAAGCCAAAGGCGTGCGCCTGCACCTGAGCGGGCTGAAGCTGCCGGCCATGCAGGTGCTGGAGCGTGCCGGACTGCTCGCGCCCGGGCCGATGCTCTTCAGCTACCGCACGGATGCAGAGGCACTGGCGGCGCTGA
- a CDS encoding beta-ketoacyl-[acyl-carrier-protein] synthase family protein produces the protein MNHEVCVTGLGVMAPHGGEPHALFQALQDGQSAIRPIFPDLPKPAAAATVAFDETRWFTKLQLAGVDRVSQLAVAAADLALQDAGFDRADTDPERIGVYAGCGMGGAAALEAAYRGGMRVPPLTIPAFMPNAPAAHVAMRNGVQGPVLTYSVACASSSVAIAEAAKAIQRGEVDLAIAGGSEALIVPGVVLAWHAMQTLATFQPGEAANAVRPFAADRNGFALGEGAAFVVLESAEHARRRGARSYATLAGWGLSSDATHLTKPDAPGQARALRAALRQAGLQPRDVGYCNAHGTATRIGDVVERNALAEVWGDDFDQLRVSSTKALHGHMLGAAGAIEAVITVLALHRRQLPPNAHCSEIDPACSLNLVKPGETAAPELQAAISNSFAFGGTNSVLLFRRA, from the coding sequence GTGAACCACGAGGTCTGCGTCACCGGCCTGGGCGTCATGGCGCCGCATGGCGGCGAGCCCCATGCGCTGTTTCAGGCGCTGCAGGATGGCCAGTCGGCCATCCGCCCGATCTTTCCCGACCTGCCCAAGCCGGCCGCCGCGGCCACCGTGGCTTTCGACGAAACGCGCTGGTTCACCAAGCTGCAGCTCGCCGGCGTCGACCGGGTCAGCCAGCTTGCGGTAGCGGCCGCCGACCTTGCACTGCAGGATGCGGGCTTCGATCGCGCAGATACCGACCCCGAGCGCATCGGCGTCTATGCCGGCTGCGGCATGGGCGGTGCAGCGGCGCTCGAGGCCGCCTACCGCGGCGGCATGCGGGTACCGCCGCTCACCATTCCGGCCTTCATGCCCAACGCTCCCGCGGCCCATGTGGCCATGCGCAACGGCGTGCAGGGGCCGGTACTCACCTATTCGGTCGCCTGTGCGTCGTCGTCGGTTGCCATTGCCGAAGCCGCCAAGGCCATTCAACGCGGCGAAGTCGACCTGGCCATTGCCGGCGGCAGCGAGGCGCTCATCGTGCCGGGAGTGGTGCTGGCATGGCACGCCATGCAGACGCTGGCCACCTTCCAGCCCGGCGAAGCAGCCAACGCCGTGCGCCCCTTCGCGGCCGACCGCAACGGGTTTGCCCTCGGCGAGGGCGCGGCGTTCGTCGTGCTCGAATCGGCCGAGCACGCCCGCCGACGCGGCGCCCGCAGCTACGCCACGCTCGCGGGCTGGGGCCTCAGCAGCGACGCAACGCACCTCACCAAGCCCGACGCACCTGGGCAGGCCCGCGCATTGCGCGCCGCCCTGCGCCAGGCCGGCCTGCAGCCGCGCGACGTGGGCTACTGCAACGCGCACGGCACGGCCACGCGCATCGGCGACGTGGTCGAACGCAATGCGCTCGCGGAGGTCTGGGGCGACGACTTCGACCAATTGCGGGTCAGTTCCACCAAGGCGCTGCACGGGCACATGCTCGGCGCCGCCGGTGCAATCGAGGCCGTCATCACCGTGCTTGCGCTGCATCGGCGCCAGTTGCCGCCCAACGCGCACTGCAGCGAGATCGATCCCGCTTGCAGCCTGAACCTGGTCAAGCCGGGCGAAACGGCCGCGCCTGAACTCCAGGCCGCCATCAGCAACTCGTTCGCGTTCGGCGGAACCAACTCGGTGCTGCTCTTTCGCAGGGCCTAG
- a CDS encoding acyl carrier protein: MSSLKELQDLIHEKYGIEPSKLDPNASMRETGGLDSLALAEFLFAIEDHFGITMPDDDANIDTLGELALLVDKVRAAKAA; this comes from the coding sequence ATGAGTTCGCTGAAGGAATTGCAGGACCTGATCCACGAGAAGTACGGTATCGAACCGTCGAAGCTCGACCCCAACGCATCGATGCGCGAAACCGGCGGGCTCGACTCGCTCGCATTGGCCGAGTTCCTGTTTGCCATCGAAGATCACTTCGGCATCACCATGCCAGACGACGACGCGAACATCGACACGCTGGGCGAACTGGCGCTGCTCGTCGACAAGGTCAGGGCCGCGAAGGCAGCGTGA
- a CDS encoding phosphatase PAP2 family protein, with amino-acid sequence MAPISRSHRPLTWTADIGERIRSLFWLKAIGTTAFTWLFFIGYFHLLRNPAYPVVVMPLTALDHLIPFQPYTLGAYLSLWFYVGIAPGLQLGFRELVVYGLWIGALCLTGLALFYFWPTQIPPLTIDVSGYPGFAMLQGVDAAGNACPSMHVAVAIFTAIRLDHVLREARTPVFLRVANWIWFAAIAYSTLAVKQHVVLDAVAGALLGTAFALPSLRWRPVYRNRPNTLVGADIIGHH; translated from the coding sequence ATGGCGCCCATTTCCCGATCGCATCGACCCCTGACCTGGACCGCAGACATCGGTGAGCGCATCCGCTCCCTCTTCTGGCTCAAGGCGATCGGCACCACGGCATTCACCTGGCTCTTCTTCATCGGCTATTTCCATCTGCTGCGCAATCCTGCGTATCCGGTCGTGGTGATGCCACTCACGGCGCTGGACCACCTGATTCCATTCCAGCCCTACACGCTGGGCGCGTACCTCTCGCTCTGGTTCTACGTCGGCATCGCGCCCGGACTGCAACTGGGCTTTCGGGAGCTGGTGGTCTACGGGCTCTGGATCGGCGCGTTGTGCCTCACGGGCCTGGCCCTCTTCTATTTCTGGCCCACGCAAATACCGCCGCTCACCATCGACGTGTCAGGCTACCCGGGCTTTGCGATGCTGCAGGGCGTAGATGCCGCGGGCAACGCCTGCCCCTCGATGCATGTGGCCGTGGCCATCTTCACGGCCATCCGCCTGGATCACGTGCTGCGCGAGGCGCGCACGCCGGTCTTTCTGCGCGTTGCCAACTGGATCTGGTTTGCCGCCATCGCCTACTCGACGCTGGCCGTCAAGCAGCACGTGGTGCTCGACGCAGTGGCCGGCGCGTTGCTGGGAACGGCCTTTGCGCTCCCCTCTTTGCGCTGGCGGCCGGTGTACCGGAACCGGCCGAATACTTTGGTGGGAGCGGATATCATTGGCCATCACTGA
- a CDS encoding AraC family transcriptional regulator, with the protein MPSAVSPSFSTDSGSPRAAKPRGPNVAPVTSVASLTPHLYAPDAVRPLRAKEHFLSADTFVELHQHPWPQLTFSTRGVIRLSTQDGSYIVPPSRAVWVPANMPHSIMLIEDAELRTVYLHAWLGPPWEKCEVLEISPLLRALMLALDTTPDGLPPADPHAPQRERMIAPLLVDELERATQIRIDVPLPTDKRLRQLCEALLRNPADRATLAERAAAIGASERTVARLFRDQLGMSWQQWRQQAVMAHALPLLARGMAVSQVAAASGYATDSAFCAMFKAATGRSPTSFQHRKRSAALA; encoded by the coding sequence ATGCCAAGCGCCGTTTCCCCCTCTTTTTCAACCGATAGCGGAAGCCCCCGCGCCGCCAAGCCGCGCGGCCCGAACGTGGCACCGGTCACCAGCGTCGCCTCGCTCACGCCGCACCTCTACGCACCCGACGCAGTGCGGCCGCTGCGCGCCAAGGAACATTTCCTGAGCGCAGACACCTTCGTCGAACTGCACCAGCACCCCTGGCCGCAGCTCACGTTCTCGACCCGCGGCGTGATCCGGCTCAGCACGCAGGACGGCAGCTATATCGTGCCGCCCTCCCGCGCGGTCTGGGTGCCGGCCAACATGCCGCACAGCATCATGCTGATCGAGGATGCCGAGTTGCGCACCGTGTACCTCCACGCCTGGCTCGGCCCGCCGTGGGAAAAGTGCGAGGTGCTCGAAATCAGCCCCTTGCTGCGCGCGCTGATGCTCGCGCTCGACACCACGCCCGACGGCCTGCCGCCCGCCGATCCGCACGCACCGCAGCGCGAACGCATGATCGCCCCGCTACTGGTCGACGAGCTGGAGCGTGCCACCCAGATACGCATCGACGTGCCGCTGCCCACCGACAAGCGGCTGCGCCAGCTCTGCGAAGCGCTGCTGCGCAACCCCGCCGACCGCGCCACCCTGGCCGAGCGCGCCGCCGCCATCGGCGCCAGCGAGCGCACCGTGGCGCGGCTCTTTCGCGACCAGCTTGGCATGAGCTGGCAGCAGTGGCGGCAGCAGGCCGTGATGGCGCATGCGCTGCCGCTGCTGGCGCGCGGCATGGCGGTGAGCCAGGTGGCGGCGGCCAGCGGCTATGCCACCGACAGCGCGTTCTGCGCCATGTTCAAGGCGGCCACGGGGCGCTCGCCGACCTCGTTCCAGCACCGCAAGCGATCGGCCGCGCTCGCCTGA
- a CDS encoding MFS transporter: protein MSSTPSPTATPSTNLRSDAQLIGLVGLAHAISHFSQLILAPLFPWLKDAFNVSYTELGAVLTVFFVVSCIVQAASGFIVDKLGPRPVLFVGLGALALAAFGYAMAQSYWMLLACAIVGGIGNGVFHPVDYTLFNRKVAPTRLGHAYSVHGITGSLGWALAPAFVVPIAMAYSWRVALASAGALAIVVLLVLWAYRSVLALDVKAVQKATGHGEPASIGGEFDFLRIPAVWMCFGFFFLYAVVISVVQTFAPVAAGHLHAVPVALVAVCLTVYMVASAAGMVAGGFLASDPSRCERIVGTGFGIAAAVALVLAFAQFPPVLVPVLFGVMGFVSGVAGPSRDLLVKRSTPPNATGRVYGVVYAGLDIGQALAPLVFGRLMDHAQYTSVIVGLALVQGVLIASAFNVTKVRRTALVPASA from the coding sequence ATGTCTTCAACTCCCTCCCCGACAGCCACCCCTTCCACCAATCTGCGCAGCGATGCCCAGTTGATCGGCCTGGTCGGCCTGGCCCATGCCATCAGCCACTTCAGCCAGCTGATCCTGGCGCCGCTGTTTCCCTGGCTGAAGGACGCATTCAACGTGAGCTACACCGAGCTCGGCGCGGTGCTGACGGTGTTCTTCGTGGTGTCGTGCATCGTGCAGGCGGCCTCGGGCTTCATCGTCGACAAGCTGGGTCCGCGGCCCGTGCTCTTCGTGGGGCTGGGCGCGCTGGCGCTGGCTGCCTTCGGCTATGCCATGGCCCAGAGCTACTGGATGCTGCTGGCATGCGCAATCGTGGGCGGCATCGGCAACGGCGTGTTCCATCCGGTCGACTACACGCTCTTCAACCGCAAGGTTGCGCCGACGCGGCTTGGCCATGCGTATAGCGTGCACGGCATCACCGGCAGCCTGGGCTGGGCGCTGGCGCCGGCCTTCGTGGTGCCGATTGCCATGGCGTATTCGTGGCGCGTGGCGCTGGCATCGGCGGGTGCGCTGGCCATTGTGGTGCTGCTGGTGCTCTGGGCTTACCGCAGTGTGCTGGCGCTCGACGTGAAGGCGGTGCAAAAAGCCACCGGCCACGGCGAGCCCGCGTCCATCGGCGGCGAGTTCGACTTTCTGCGCATTCCGGCCGTGTGGATGTGCTTCGGGTTCTTCTTTTTGTATGCCGTCGTGATCAGCGTGGTGCAGACCTTCGCACCCGTCGCGGCGGGCCATCTGCACGCAGTGCCGGTGGCGCTGGTGGCGGTTTGCCTCACGGTGTACATGGTGGCCAGCGCGGCCGGCATGGTGGCGGGCGGCTTTCTCGCGTCCGACCCGTCGCGCTGCGAGCGCATTGTGGGAACCGGCTTCGGCATTGCGGCCGCAGTGGCGCTGGTGCTGGCCTTTGCGCAGTTTCCGCCGGTGCTGGTGCCGGTGCTGTTCGGCGTGATGGGTTTCGTATCCGGCGTGGCCGGGCCTTCGCGCGACCTGCTGGTCAAGCGCTCGACGCCGCCCAATGCCACGGGGCGCGTCTACGGTGTGGTGTACGCGGGCCTGGACATCGGCCAGGCACTGGCGCCGCTGGTGTTCGGCCGGCTCATGGACCATGCCCAGTACACGAGCGTGATCGTCGGCCTTGCGCTGGTGCAGGGCGTTCTGATAGCCAGCGCCTTCAACGTAACGAAGGTTCGCCGTACGGCGCTGGTACCGGCCTCGGCCTGA
- a CDS encoding sulfite exporter TauE/SafE family protein, which yields MQALYVYVIAGAVLAGFVQGLSGFAFGLVAMSVWAWTLEPQLAAVLSLFGALTGQVIAAVTVRRAFDRHVLWPFVLGGLVGVPVGVWLLPHLDLVLFKVCLGVLLVLWCPAMLMSQHLPKLSFGGRIADGIAGCIGGAMAGIGGFSGTIPTLWCTLRGFQRDTQRAVIQNFNLAMLMVAFSIHLATGSIGRSMVPLLGLVALAVAVPVLLGARLYIGISEATFRKLVLGLLTASGVAMLASGVPALLQRG from the coding sequence ATGCAGGCCTTGTATGTGTATGTGATCGCCGGCGCCGTGCTGGCGGGCTTTGTGCAGGGCCTGTCCGGTTTTGCCTTCGGCCTGGTGGCGATGTCGGTCTGGGCCTGGACCCTGGAACCGCAACTGGCCGCCGTGCTTTCGCTGTTCGGCGCGCTCACCGGCCAGGTGATTGCGGCGGTCACGGTGCGCCGCGCTTTCGACAGGCATGTGCTGTGGCCCTTCGTGCTCGGCGGGCTGGTCGGGGTGCCCGTCGGCGTGTGGCTGCTGCCGCACCTCGATCTTGTGCTCTTCAAGGTTTGCCTTGGCGTGCTGCTGGTGCTGTGGTGTCCTGCCATGCTGATGTCGCAGCACCTGCCAAAGCTGAGCTTCGGCGGACGAATCGCCGACGGCATCGCCGGGTGCATCGGCGGCGCCATGGCGGGCATCGGCGGCTTCTCGGGCACCATTCCCACCCTCTGGTGCACCCTGCGCGGCTTCCAGCGCGACACGCAGCGCGCGGTGATCCAGAACTTCAACCTTGCGATGCTGATGGTGGCGTTTTCAATCCACCTGGCGACCGGCAGCATCGGGCGCTCGATGGTGCCGCTGCTGGGGCTGGTGGCGCTGGCGGTCGCGGTCCCGGTGCTGCTGGGCGCGCGGCTCTACATCGGCATCAGCGAGGCAACGTTCCGCAAGCTGGTGCTCGGCCTGTTGACCGCCTCCGGCGTGGCGATGCTGGCCTCGGGCGTGCCTGCGCTGCTGCAGCGCGGCTGA
- the arsC gene encoding arsenate reductase (glutaredoxin) (This arsenate reductase requires both glutathione and glutaredoxin to convert arsenate to arsenite, after which the efflux transporter formed by ArsA and ArsB can extrude the arsenite from the cell, providing resistance.) → MTARTPTTSYPMTIFHKPNCSTSRNVLGLIRESGVEPEIVLYLETPPTKKKLRELAKAMGLGARDLLRTKEAPYEELKLADPKWTEDQLFDFIVANPILLQRPIVVSPRGTLMCRPWARVREILPTA, encoded by the coding sequence ATGACCGCACGCACCCCGACTACGTCGTATCCGATGACCATCTTCCACAAGCCCAACTGCAGCACCTCGCGCAACGTGCTGGGCCTGATCCGCGAGAGCGGCGTGGAACCCGAGATCGTTCTCTACCTGGAAACACCGCCGACGAAGAAGAAGCTGCGCGAGTTGGCAAAGGCCATGGGCTTGGGCGCCCGCGACCTGCTGCGCACGAAGGAAGCTCCCTACGAAGAGCTGAAGCTGGCCGACCCGAAGTGGACCGAAGACCAGCTGTTCGACTTCATCGTCGCCAACCCCATCTTGCTGCAGCGGCCCATCGTGGTCTCTCCGCGCGGCACGCTGATGTGCCGGCCGTGGGCACGCGTGCGCGAGATCCTTCCCACCGCGTAG